From Spiroplasma endosymbiont of Amphimallon solstitiale:
CAATTAAAAAAATGAGTTCCTATTTGTTTATTAGATGAAAAATTGCAATTACCTAAATACAAAAGGACTTGTCAAGATATCAAAAATAATGTTATTGAACATTTTGCAGATGGAAAAAAATATCGTGATATTTTACATACTATGAAACAAACAAAATTTAGTACAACAAGTATTGGAAGAGTATTTCAAGAATATCAAGTCAATAAATTAGATGTTCCTAAAATAAAATTAGAACCAAATCAATTTATTTATATTAGTATTGATGATGGACATCGTAAGTTTTGAAAATTTAAACGTAATTCTGGTAAATATTCAATGCGCTTAGTATTATTTTGTACAGATAATATTAATCATAAATTAGTTAATAAAAGAGTAGATGTAATAATAAGACCAACAAAAACAGCAATTGGTGTTAAAAAAACTGCTGAATTTATTTTAGAACAAGGAAATAGATTTTTTGAAAATTTTGACCAAGCAAAAATTATTATTTGTGGTGATAGTGCAGAATGAATTAAAGATGTTGCTGATTATTTAGGTGCACAATTTGTTTTAGATAAATTCCATTTAGTTAAAAAGTTATATGTAGGAATAATTGCTGGAAATAAAGGAAAATATTGAAACGAATATAATACTTGTAGAAATTTTATTGAAAATTGTCAATATGATGAGTTAATAAAATATATGAATGAAATATTAAAAAATCATAAAAAATTAAAAAAACAATATTTTAAAAATAATAAACAAGGAATTGAAAATCAAGGTGCTAAATGAAATATAGGTACTTTTGCTGAAAGTAATATTTGATATATTTTAAAAGAAATGCTTGGTAATAGAACATATAGTATAAATATTTATATTAAAATGGTTATTTTTAAGTGTAATCTTGTAAATTCTAAAACATAATCAAAATTTTTATTTTTATTAAAATATTAAAAACTTATTAAATTAAAAGTTAATAAGAATTTTTGTTGTGTATAAATATTAATTTTATTATTGATTTTTTCAATATTTGTATTTTAATTGAAATTAATTTAATTTAGTAGTAAGATGTATTTACAATTGCATATAATTACAGTTATTTCTTCTCTATAATTTGAAAGAAATGTTTAAAAAGTAATTATATCCTCCGTTTTTGTTACCGTCCCAATAATTTTCATTACCATTCCAAATCATACTTTTTTATCTTGTGCAGCATCTTTAAAATTACCTTTTGCTAAAGTAATTCCAATTGCCAATCATGCTAATGGCGTACATAATGCCTCTAAAGTTTTTGTTACTTTAAACAATGGTGGAAATGTATTCTCTAATCGTAATGGTGAAAAATATTGACCACTAGTAATATCATTTTGATCAGGAACAATAGCAATTCCAGGAATTAATTGTGTAACTCAAAAAATAAATCCAACCATAGTTGCAATTAAAATTGGATTTAAAAAAATCTGCTTTACATTCTTTATTAAATTTTCCTTT
This genomic window contains:
- a CDS encoding Mbov_0401 family ICE element transposase-like protein yields the protein MSFNYLWTLNEATKRMYQSFRDDVKNQWEKTDWRILKERDRKYIPVKIKTRTRNTINGLVTYKCRDYKYYDEQLKKWVPICLLDEKLQLPKYKRTCQDIKNNVIEHFADGKKYRDILHTMKQTKFSTTSIGRVFQEYQVNKLDVPKIKLEPNQFIYISIDDGHRKFWKFKRNSGKYSMRLVLFCTDNINHKLVNKRVDVIIRPTKTAIGVKKTAEFILEQGNRFFENFDQAKIIICGDSAEWIKDVADYLGAQFVLDKFHLVKKLYVGIIAGNKGKYWNEYNTCRNFIENCQYDELIKYMNEILKNHKKLKKQYFKNNKQGIENQGAKWNIGTFAESNIWYILKEMLGNRTYSINIYIKMVIFKCNLVNSKT